In a genomic window of Fusarium verticillioides 7600 chromosome 11, whole genome shotgun sequence:
- a CDS encoding beta-glucosidase: MRICEVVPDMMWSTKLLCLALQVASSFSLPAEIPTEEYPSPNGTGKGIWKDAYVKAQQFVDRLTLEEKVNVTRGFAADNVCAGNTGTIPRLGWPGLCLHDAGNGVRATDFVNSYPSALHVGASWDKNLTYQRGYYMGKEFKAKGVNILLGPNVGPLGRTPLGGRNWEGFSVDPYLTGRLSAESIIGHQDAGVIANVKHFIANEQETYRRPYFGIEAVSSNVDDKTLHEYYLWPFVDSVRAGVASVMCSYNRVNGTYACENSKLMNGLLKTELAFEGFVLLDWNAQHNLESANAGLDMVMPMGGFWGENLTMAVENGTVKEERVTDMATRILAAWYLVGQDVDFPTPGIGMKNLSLPHEQVEARTPESRPILLEGAIAGHVLVKNVNSTLPFAEKPKMISVFGYDATAAKTKNTDNLFQLGYTSSPEMGQAVLGTEEHFDQAAKGGTIVSGGRAAANSPPYISDPLSAIQQRAAKDGSWVNWDLSSSNPDVNGATDVCLVFINAMATEGWDRDGLHDDFSDALILNVASQCANTIVTIHAAGIRLVDQWIDHPNITATIIAHLPGQDSGEALVKLLYGEAVFSGKLPYTLAKNESDYTPYKPCGLEEGSKDPQCDFTEGVYLDYRSFDDRDVTPRFEFGYGLSYTEFEYSDLAVKVAETSASAADEDLWSTFATVQATVSNIGKRDGEEVVQLYVAIPNSPPKQLRGFEKVKINKGESVDIPFELTRRDLSVWDVVKQDWTLQPGNYTIFVGSSSRTLPLKESLNIEV; the protein is encoded by the exons ATGAGGATCTGCGAGGTAGTTCCAGACATGATGTGGTCGACCAAACTCTTGTGTCTTGCGCTGCAAGTcgcatcttctttctctcttcctgcTGAGATTCCGACTGAAGAGTATCCATCGC CGAATGGAACTGGCAAAGGAATTTGGAAAGATGCGTATGTAAAAGCGCAGCAGTTTGTTGATCGATTGACGCTCGAGGAGAAAGTCAATGTTACGCGCGGTTTTGCGGCTGATAATGTTTGCGCTGGTAACACGGGTACAATTCCGCGCCTTGGATGGCCGGGTTTGTGTCTCCATGATGCGGGCAATGGAGTGAGAGCGACGGATTTTGTTAACTCCTATCCTTCTGCTTTGCATGTTGGGGCGAGTTGGGATAAGAACTTGACGTATCAGCGGGGTTATTACATGGGGAAGGagttcaaggccaagggaG TGAATATTCTTCTTGGACCAAATGTTGGGCCTTTGGGAAGAACGCCACTTGGTGGACGAAACTGGGAGGGCTTCTCGGTTGATCCGTACCTGACGGGCCGACTCAGTGCAGAGTCCATCATAGGGCATCAAGACGCCGGAGTGATTGCCAACGTCAAA CACTTCATCGCCAACGAGCAAGAAACCTATCGTCGTCCTTACTTTGGCATTGAAGCAGTATCCTCAAATGTCGACGACAAGACTCTTCATGAGTACTATCTTTGGCCCTTTGTGGACTCGGTAAGAGCAGGTGTTGCATCAGTCATGTGTTCATACAACCGCGTCAACGGAACATATGCCTGCGAGAACAGCAAGCTCATGAATGGACTTCTCAAGACTGAGCTTGCGTTTGAGGGGTTTGTGTTGCTGGATTGGAACGCGCAGCATAATCTTGAGAGTGCGAATGCGGGACTGGATATGGTTATGCCGATGGGGGGATTCTGGGGAGAGAATTTGACGATGGCTGTTGAAAATGGGACTGTTAAGGAGGAGAGGGTGACGGACATGGCTACAAG AATCCTGGCCGCTTGGTACCTCGTCGGCCAAGATGTCGACTTTCCAACCCCTGGGATCGGAATGAAGaacctttctcttcctcacgAGCAAGTCGAAGCTCGCACCCCCGAATCACGACCAATTTTGCTCGAGGGCGCTATTGCAGGGCATGTACTTGTCAAGAACGTAAACAGCACTCTTCCCTTCGCCGAAaagcccaagatgatctCTGTCTTTGGATATGATGCCACCGCTGCCAAGACGAAGAATACGGATAATCTTTTCCAGCTGGGATATACTTCATCACCGGAGATGGGACAAGCTGTTCTTGGCACTGAAGAGCATTTTGACCAAGCTGCCAAGGGAGGAACGATTGTTTCGGGTGGTAGGGCGGCTGCTAACTCACCGCCATACATCAGCGAT CCCCTCAGCGCGATTCAGCAGAGAGCCGCTAAGGATGGGAGCTGGGTGAACTGGGACCTTTCATCCTCTAACCCTGACGTGAACGGCGCAACGGATGTCTGTCTCGTTTTTATCAACGCCATGGCAACTGAAGGATGGGACCGCGATGGTCTTCACGATGACTTCAGCGACGCCCTGATCCTCAACGTTGCATCGCAATGTGCCAACACGATTGTTACAATCCACGCAGCAGGCATTCGTCTCGTTGATCAGTGGATTGACCATCCAAACATCACCGCAACAATTATCGCTCACCTTCCAGGCCAAGATAGTGGCGAGGCGCTCGTGAAGCTTCTTTACGGCGAGGCCGTTTTTTCAGGAAAGTTGCCGTATACCCTGGCGAAGAATGAGAGTGACTATACCCCTTACAAACCCTGTGGACTGGAAGAGGGAAGCAAGGATCCGCAGTGCGACTTTACTGAAGGCGTGTATCTTGACTATCGCTCTTTCGACGATCGGGATGTCACGCCAAGATTCGAGTTCGGGTACGGCCTTAGCTACACGGAGTTCGAGTACTCTGACTTGGCagtcaaggttgctgagacaagtgcttcagctgctgatgaagatctTTGGAGTACGTTTGCTACCGTTCAAGCTACAGTCTCCAACATCGGAAAGCGAGACGGTGAGGAAGTTGTTCAACTTTACGTTGCTATCCCGAATAGTCCACCAAAGCAACTCCGAGGCtttgagaaagtcaagatcaacaagggcGAATCTGTCGATATTCCATTTGAACTCACGAGACGTGACCTCAGCGTCTGGGACGTCGTCAAGCAGGATTGGACTCTTCAGCCGGGCAACTACACCATTTTCGTCGGCTCCAGCAGCCGTACCCTCCCCCTGAAAGAGTCACTGAACATAGAAGTTTAG
- a CDS encoding lysozyme, giving the protein MRLHSLAAQFLTAASNTAFLITDEGVRCRSGPTTSHAIQRQFTKGTDGTITYQTEGTNIEGNTLWDKTTFGCFVSDYYVATGSSGYVTSKCRSCRPPKSNAATVNLIASFEGFRPDVYNDPTGNPTVGYGHLCDAPQCSEVKYPIPLSVVNGKKLLADDMKEFEVCITAMLNSKAKLNRNQYGALISWAFNMGCGNAESSTLIGRLNNCEDPNTVISQELPQWEYASGQRLPGLLRRRNAEIELAQKPTRRRALPKRC; this is encoded by the exons ATGAGACTTCACAGTCTCGCCGCCCAATTTCTTACAGCCGCCTCCAACACCGCCTTTCTCATCACAGACGAAGGCGTCAGATGCCGCAGTGGTCCAACGACAAGCCATGCCATCCAGCGACAATTCACCAAGGGTACTGATGGGACCATCACCTACCAAACCGAGGGCACCAACATCGAAGGGAACACTCTCTGGGACAAGACGACGTTCGGATGTTTCGTGTCCGACTACTACGTCGCTACAGGGTCAAGCGGGTACGTGACCTCGAAGTGCCGTTCGTGTAGACCGCCCAAATCGAACGCTGCGACTGTCAATCTGATCGCTAGCTTCGAGGGCTTCAGGCCTGATGTTT ACAACGATCCGACTGGAAATCCGACGGTGGGGTATGGTCATCTATGTGACGCGCCTCAATGCAGTGAAGTCAAGTATCCGATCCCGCTTTCCGTTGTGAACGGAAAGAAGCTACTAGCAGATGACATGAAG GAGTTCGAAGTCTGTATCACAGCCATGCTGAACAGCAAGGCAAAGCTCAACAGGAACCAGTACGGCGCGCTCATAAGCTGGGCTTTCAACATGGGCTGCGGCAATGCTGAATCGTCTACCCTCATTGGGCGTCTGAATAACTGCGAGGATCCCAATACGGTAATCTCACAAGAACTTCCTCAGTGGGAGTACGCCAGTGGCCAACGGCTTCCGGGCTTGCTTCGTCGACGGAATGCGGAGATTGAGTTGGCTCAGAAGCCGACACGCCGCAGAGCTTTACCGAAGAGATGCTAA